Within the Hermetia illucens chromosome 6, iHerIll2.2.curated.20191125, whole genome shotgun sequence genome, the region ctcctaaAGCTATCACATGGACAAAATTGGAGTGGTAATCTCGGCTATATGTagccaatgtgaagaggaggaagatAGGGCCCTGCAGTTCGCATGAAGGTGCCCTCTACCCAGCTGACCTCAAACGAAAATACTTCAGTAAAATTTTCTTCAACTCATTTTCTATCTCTGGAAAAAGTTCTCAGATTCGTGAAAGCCTGTAAAATAGACGAGAGGCCGTCGGATAcgcgatctccggggatagtacaatgggtctaaaaatggctgagtgcttggagctgcggctctcaCCACTAAACTACAGTAACTAATATACAATACCCGAGGTCAACATCCTTCAAATGATTACCAGTGCATGCTCTATTTTAATCACACTTCCCAAATACATGGCTCAACATTCTCAATGTTTCCGAACAAATGATCTATTCTCCTATACAAAATCATAAAGAACAGACTAGTAACGGACACGGGCATTATCATATTATTACCAATTTAACCCTACAAGCTCCACAGTCAAGGCAAGCGAGAcgctaaaatttcgaaattcatgCAAGAATAGTTGGCATATGTAGGAGCAATCCATATTTTGGGTGATTTTATATTGTTCAGTGAGGACTTACCTTTTCCTGTTGATTGTGGCAAGCTGCAAGTGGACCCATACTGGCTTTTAGTGATTTTGCTTAACTTATCATCCAATCGGCTTCGACGAAGTGATGTcgcttaaattaaaaaaaagtcataaTTACTCTAGGAAACTCAATCTACCAATTGGAGATTAGTTACCCTTCGCAGTGGAGGACGACCCTACGTTTCGAGGTGACTTTCTGTTCGATTTGGGGGAGTTGGTAGCGCTCAAAGAGAAGTACGGTGCGTAGACGGATGTGACCATTTTTCGTTTCTTAGCGGATGTCGATTTAGAGCGGCCTTCGCTGCCGTCTTTGATCTTCTGCAATCCATTGTCCGCTCCAACTTGTAGTTTTGGCGTGTTCAAATCAATAAGCAGTTTCTCCGTTTCCACGGGGGCAAGGATACCTTCCCCGGGACTGCAGATTTCCACCTTAATTTTCGGTAACCATTTACGAGTTGAGTCGAAATCCAGGTGGCCAGTGTTACTGTCCCCGTCAGTTTGTGCTCCACACTGGCCAGGGGTATCACATCCGCTCTCAGTGTTGCTTTCCATACTCTCATCTCGTTTTGACCCTTTCGCTTTGCCCCTTTTCCTGCGTTTGCCAGAATTGACATAGGTTTCTCGTGGATAAACTGGCATCTGCCGGAACCGAGAACTACGTCTAGGAGTAAACTGAGCTGGAGATTCAAGGCTATCACCGCAACGACCAAAGAAGTCTTTCCTATCGTCTTGGAGTGCTGTGTTCTCGCATCGAGAAGGCGTCCAAGTGGTGATAGATGGCCTGCAACTTTCTGCGACGGGAAAATAACTAGTTACTTAACAGCTAAAACTGTTTGGATGATATCTATAGTCTGATCTAGTTCCACAGTGAATACAATACTTAAATGGGAATGGGCACAATTCGTGACTGGAATCCCCAGTCTGGCCGATTCAACATTGAAATACACTTCTCACAATCGCACTTTATCAGTAGAACCAATTTCTTACCACTTCTTTCGGCTTCCATTTAGCTGACAAGTTCGTTTCAATATTTATCCAACACAACCGACCGACCTTGTTTACCGGTAAACATAGCAAACAGTGATCTCACCCTTTGACCGTTGTTTAACTGTCATATTAAATCCAAAAAGCGTGCACTGAACTGAATATTTCGATCGTGCGGAGACTATCGTTCAGCTTCCTCGAGCGGTTTGCGCATCAGCTCAAGATGTTAACATCTGCTTCACACCGTTTATCGAAGTTCCTCAGTCGTTACATCGCGTAGTAAAACGAGTATATCCATTTGGATGAAACATTCtaaagtaatttttattttatttacatgtttttaaaatgaaatacAATTTTACGGTAAGTATTTTAAGATTGCATCATTGTAGATTTTGATGAAAATTCCTTTTTCCGAAATAGTTGTAAAGGTGAAAAACAATTCCACCAGTGGTAAGCTGGCAAGTTTTTTTTATCGACTGAGACgtgaaaaaataatattaaaacaaCAAACATCACGGATACTTTATAAACGaaactttatttaaaactaAATTATATCGACGGATATAGTTTCAGTTCAAGAGATACGGACAGCTACCCTCACTATGTAGAGTCGGACATCGTATTTTTTCGTGTAAAGCACTGACGCTATCGTCTGCACTTTGCAACTGAGGATTATGCTCGGCATGctgttgaaaggaattccctgcttgaaggctcccaaagccgggagggctagcccgaagtaacgtgtcaaacggttccaggctagttctctgatggtgtttagttggtagtccgacagcgtactgttgcgggagtccaacactctgtgcgtaaacatattcacctatcctactcccaaaaaaatccGATCGAAAAGAATTTGGATGTAATGGGAATTAATTGGGACGGATATAAGTATTGCGATAGTTGTTACTCCCAATATCGTAATTATGATTGCTATAACAATATGTTAGAATTTACATTTTCGTGAAATTTTAATTATACAATTGTTAATAGATGATAACTTCCATTCATTGTGAACTTTTCTATCTTCGCAATAATAATGTGTATAATGCGTCgattcttcatatttttacgTATAATTTTAGTTTCGTTTATCTTCTCTATTCTAGACATTCAGTTCGCGATTATTTTCAGTAATAACATTTTTGACTACTCTTTATTGTATTGATATTCGGTATTATTTAGTTGTACAAGGATGTTTTTTAATCAGAATAGCTGCAATTAGTTTAATACCTACATGTTTATATTAAATGGTGCCGGCTTATTTGCActgactcttcttctttttcttcagcctttgtcccgttcacaagcggggtcggctcgttgtgatcggcttcgccatttggctctatcgaatgcctgatctgggtgcaatctcgaggctttcaaatccccatccagcgtatcaagccaccgttgcttaggtctgccttttggtcgtttaccatcgacttcgatgttcagaccaatctttgcaagtgaattctcgtttgcacgaattgcgtgaccataccatcgacgacgcctctctcgcaacttttccacgatcggtgcaaccccataacgatcgcggatatcctcatttcggatgtgatctaaacgtgtgacgccactagtccaacgtagcatcttcgtctccattaccgcgagacgccgttcattgtcttttatggtcggccaacactcagaaccatagagagcgactggacggacaacattacggtaaattttagatttgagacgttcgttgatacgtcgatcacaaaggacaccagctgtggaacgccacttcatccaggttgcgttaatgcgtgaagcaatttcataacgcagctctccattggctgatagcgttgacccgaggtatttaaatcgctcagatctgggcagatcactgccgctgacagtgattgtgcctgtttcatggggatcggtcgtcaaaaattcagttttgtttaaattcaatctgagaccgtgttgcatgaggcgatcattccatttttgaacaagttgctcgagatcatttttgctatcagatgctaggaaaacatcatctgcataaagcagtgtgtagggcgctggacgttggatatcccgtgtgacggtgtccataacaaggacaaagaggagtggtgagaaggcacttccttgatgaactccaacagagatacgaagcggttttgatacacccgccatacttcgaactttacttttcggatcgtggtagagcaattgaacccagcgcacgagttcttctggcacgaagtgttgtcgtaaagcataccagatgagttcgtatggtacacggtcaaacgctttctctagatccagaaaggcaatgtaaagagggcgatgcttctcacggtgtttctccatgagtaaccgcgcagcgtgtattgcgtcagtagttccgcagttcttgacaaatccggcttgattcacggttatttcaacgattccgcgaatacggttgtcaagaatgcgttcaaaaatcttcatggtatgggaaagtaaccggatcggacggtaatttgaacattctgctggactacctttctttttccatattggaacagtggtactttcttgccagtcagatggtgttcttccttcctgaataacccggttaaagaattcactcagccacggtgttgggtcccagctctttgctttccagagctcagatgcgatgtcgtcaggtcctgttgctttccccgatttcatttgttttattgcctcctcgacttcagttgcgctgactggtggaactgctccaaatgtcggcaatgattgtggaagtggaggatgagcaaattcttcagttgaaatctgctcgaagtattctcgccatctcgttcttgtcattaacacaacagaagtgttcgatatcctgtgtgcgttcatcacggcttttagcaagtcggtacagatctctctcgccatcccgagtgtccagtttatcgtaaagatttttgaaatggttcgctcgggtgacagcgaccgctttctttgcttcccggttggcattcttataaatttgccaattagcaggcgttttatcgtcgaggaatttgtggtagaggcgtttcttttcacggaccttcatttcaacatcatcattccaaagccaagtatctcggttgatgtaccgcttacccggcttggtgaccccgagggttgcagaggccgctttgtggatcgtgtctttcatttggt harbors:
- the LOC119659625 gene encoding uncharacterized protein LOC119659625; protein product: MEAERSESCRPSITTWTPSRCENTALQDDRKDFFGRCGDSLESPAQFTPRRSSRFRQMPVYPRETYVNSGKRRKRGKAKGSKRDESMESNTESGCDTPGQCGAQTDGDSNTGHLDFDSTRKWLPKIKVEICSPGEGILAPVETEKLLIDLNTPKLQVGADNGLQKIKDGSEGRSKSTSAKKRKMVTSVYAPYFSLSATNSPKSNRKSPRNVGSSSTAKATSLRRSRLDDKLSKITKSQYGSTCSLPQSTGKERKKTPQKFNKSVTTFLSANKSQLDQFSSITDHIYQRFGEIEERHNQDASFDSTCVDRNTPVTSKFSARRDQKLTPKPLSKNPTPASRNMKPQRKNEMSRIPIWSVKPYESQLTHAPKVIEFQEVMKEDIKRDNKVAERRNRNVALYKKATRQNERKQIIQGVRSNRRFELQMMYRDQYRCS